The genomic interval AATACTCCGCCCAGGAGATAACGCCGGGGGATGAACTGTCGGTGGTGATGACGGAGAAGGATGCGGTTAAGTGCGGTGTGTTTGCCCAAGAGCATCACTGGTACCTGGAGGTGGATGCAAAGCTGGGTTGGAAGTTTTCCCGACAGCTGGATGGCCTGTTAGCGTCCTGCAATGCACGCCCTGCCGGTGTTACTGAAGCGGAATCGTAAAATACGATTTCATGATTTTCAAAGAGCACTAACTCAATTGAGAGAAATGAAAGATGGATAAAAAACTCCTGGATATCCTGGTCTGCCCTCTGTGCAAGGGTAAGCTGGTCTATGTGAAGAGCAACAGCGAATTGATCTGCAAGGTGGATCGACTGGCCTATCCCATTCGTGATGACATCCCTGTGATGTTGGAGAATGAGGCTCGGTCACTGCCTGCTGATGAAGAGGTACCTGAGGGGTGAACCCCAAGTTCAAGGTAGTTATCCCCGCCCGCTACGCTTCCACCCGTCTACCGGGAAAGCC from Candidatus Sedimenticola sp. (ex Thyasira tokunagai) carries:
- a CDS encoding Trm112 family protein — its product is MDKKLLDILVCPLCKGKLVYVKSNSELICKVDRLAYPIRDDIPVMLENEARSLPADEEVPEG